One window of Uloborus diversus isolate 005 chromosome 3, Udiv.v.3.1, whole genome shotgun sequence genomic DNA carries:
- the LOC129218245 gene encoding protein FAM98A-like, with the protein MEKVISDLENFGYESDILSSVKFEEIFNDGLPGMLFVDVVQWLTSQLVLFCQLESHVSPVSGAEDLIGFLVEVSSLLKEMCCPIKCLTRGQVTDRLDSSDNKLFLILYLSAELQAAKMLALKKPKKQPAMKIELAESKTAKDLKQTLIALHFRKPPDSITTQQLFTELQKKLKMICGTRMPKDIVGDLLFSGSLTEKQWFQLEHLYQELYKEYRTRRTLLLTRLDVTIQSFFWADRLKNKSEETMNVYGKKKSQIAVEPSVNISDILASTLDLATIEKTSSASVRKNTKSSVTKVIIGAVPDRGGRPEEQQPPPPEVPSWQKTDSSRGGMKQSYQHNTSNSNFSQNRSKENSKASYSDGQHKRENYNQGYNQGYNQNNYRGNKESGQFNNRGGGDDGYCAPMYQQVQYLGHPVNQQFGGFGGFGGYAVPAGDNFQQYGMADVSNQYASRGSYGSGPRTRGGYSDRGSNQFRGRSRGRGRY; encoded by the exons ctATGAAAGTGACATTCTTAGCAGTGTTAAATTTGAGGAAATATTTAATGATGGACTACCAGGAATGCTTTTTGTTGATGTTGTACAATGGTTAACTTCCCAACTTGTGCTATTTTGCCAACTTGAAAGTCATGTTAGCCCTGTTTCAG GTGCTGAAGATCTGATTGGATTTCTAGTTGAAGTTAGCTCATTGTTGAAGGAAATGT gtTGTCCAATCAAATGCTTGACTAGAGGCCAGGTTACTGATAGGCTTGATAGTTCTGACAATAAACTTTTTTTGATAT TGTATCTTTCTGCTGAACTTCAAGCTGCTAAAATGTTAGCTCTTAAAAAACCAAAGAAACAGCCTGCCATGAAAATTGAATTG gCTGAATCTAAAACAGCAAAAGACTTAAAGCAGACATTGATTGCTTTACACTTCAGAAAACCACCCGATTCTATTACAACACAGCAACTTTTCACTGAATTGCAGAAAAAG TTAAAAATGATTTGTGGTACAAGGATGCCAAAAGACATTGTTGGTGATTTATTGTTTTCCGGCTCCTTAACAGAAAAGCAGTGGTTTCAATTAGAACATTTATATCAAGAATTGTACAAGGAATACAGAACAAGAAGAACTTTATTGTTAACTCGTTTAGATGTCACAATTCAATCATTCTTTTGGGCCGACCGGCTAAAG AATAAATCTGAAGAAACTATGAATGTTTATGgtaagaaaaaaagtcaaatagcAGTTGAACCATCTGTAAACATATCTGATATCTTAGCTTCAACTTTGG aTTTGGCTACAATTGAGAAAACCAGCTCTGCATCtgtaagaaaaaatacaaaatcttctGTTACTAAAGTTATAATTGGAGCA GTCCCTGATCGAGGAGGAAGACCAGAAGAGCAGCAACCTCCACCCCCTGAAGTACCTAGTTGGCAGAAAACTGATTCTTCTAGAGGTGGTATGAAACAGTCTTATCAACACAACACCTCTAATTCCAATTTCTCTCAAAATCGGAGCAAAGAAAATTCAAAAGCAAGTTATTCTGATGGTCAgcataaaagggaaaattataaTCAAGGATATAACCAAGGTTATAATCAAAACAACTATAGAGGAAACAAAGAAAGTGGTCAATTTAATAATAGAGGAGGAGGAGATGATGGATATTGTGCTCCTATGTATCAACAGGTTCAATACTTAGGTCATCCAGTAAACCAACAGTTTGGTGGATTTGGGGGATTTGGTGGCTATGCAGTTCCTGCAGGAGACAATTTTCAGCAGTATGGAATGGCAGATGTATCTAATCAATATGCTTCCAGAGGTAGTTATGGATCTGGCCCAAGAACGCGAGGTGGATATTCTGACCGAGGGTCAAATCAATTTCGTGGGCGTTCAAGAGGTAGAGGACGATACTAG